The following are encoded in a window of Stegostoma tigrinum isolate sSteTig4 chromosome 40, sSteTig4.hap1, whole genome shotgun sequence genomic DNA:
- the LOC125448027 gene encoding eukaryotic translation initiation factor 4E-binding protein 2-like — MSGPGQKTESRAIPTRRVSVSDSGQLPHDYSTTPGGTLFSTTPGGTRIIYDRKFLMECRNSPVARTPPRDLPKIRGVTSLNATEKVKPATNHVNNHEEKAAGGDDAQFEMDI, encoded by the exons ATGTCGGGTCCAGGTCAAAAAACCGAGAGCCGTGCCATCCCCACCCGCCGAGTGAGTGTCAGCGACTCGGGCCAGTTACCGCATGATTACAGCACCACCCCCGGGGGCACTCTGTTCAGCACCACACCCGGAG GCACCCGCATTATTTATGACCGTAAGTTTCTCATGGAATGCCGCAATTCTCCAGTTGCCAGGACTCCGCCACGCGATCTTCCAAAAATTCGGGGTGTCACAAGCCTAAATGCAACAGAGAaggtgaaaccagcaacaaaccATGTGAACAATCACGAGGAGAAGGCAGCTGGTG GAGATGATGCCCAATTTGAGATGGACATTTAA